In the Leptolyngbya sp. SIO1E4 genome, one interval contains:
- a CDS encoding alginate lyase family protein has translation MTVEQQPIFIDAIRQLSPEVCLDYFLNRKPVGGPPLPKPSAEDVAIAQRVLNNEFTICGETYHLPADFSWQTNPSRDKEWQVSHHKFSYAVSLLQAYRCSKAEPYLRKWVALIDSWLDEMSSGFIVASDAQVEARRVERWVYSFLLLREVPCPRGIITPDFWQRFLSRIATETLYLCEHLSQSLNHRTLQLSSIFLVGVVFPEFRLHSYFVRVGRDKLTENLLNEFYPDGVHVELSTHYHQLSLKSFLAFVELAQAHKVRLNPELLSRLSKALDFYLYMQWPNGEIPLINDADDGDFRYLLKQGSARLNDPRWRWGATLGKEGQPPEQSSKQFEDAGYFVFSDGWGVDAVTAQQRQHVFYDCAQLGAGKHGHFDLFNFCYFANGKPLMIDPGRYTYDAVPGEEGINWRRAFKSTAYHNTVEIDGKDQTRYIPKPKPGKFKLGPAVQVADRSFKLGQQSDWVCAQAHSVEYTPVHQRFFLYMQRQYLFILDRIHISDGTPHSCVLRFHLSPEMQGEVSLQTQGQQISAIAPDLTLLSYHCPGMTAALEPGWASKKYGIKHPIPVVTLGQTDTQSLFFCTVVAPRPVNTSPAANFEIQSLDLLNEATDSMLLFQVSGQDQGQAFRDRFCFARDGQAGSFQGFGLTFEGQGVGFRQTAEGQVTYLLSQQAKHIAIDNRSLLTSQTAQSIEWHTAQKEFGK, from the coding sequence ATGACGGTAGAACAGCAGCCTATTTTTATCGATGCGATCCGACAGCTCTCGCCAGAGGTATGCTTAGACTACTTCTTGAATCGCAAGCCTGTGGGGGGTCCCCCGCTGCCTAAACCGAGTGCAGAAGATGTGGCGATCGCCCAGCGGGTTCTCAATAACGAGTTCACGATCTGCGGCGAGACCTATCACTTACCGGCTGATTTTTCTTGGCAAACCAATCCTAGTCGCGATAAAGAATGGCAGGTCTCCCATCATAAATTCAGCTATGCGGTCTCTTTGCTGCAGGCTTATCGCTGTTCGAAAGCGGAGCCGTATCTGCGCAAGTGGGTGGCGCTGATCGACTCATGGCTAGACGAGATGTCTTCCGGGTTTATTGTGGCGAGTGACGCCCAAGTTGAGGCTCGGCGCGTAGAGCGATGGGTATATTCCTTCCTTTTACTGAGAGAGGTGCCATGCCCGAGGGGCATCATTACGCCCGACTTTTGGCAACGGTTTTTGTCGCGCATTGCCACTGAAACCCTCTATCTCTGTGAGCATCTTTCTCAATCCCTTAACCACCGTACGCTCCAGCTCTCATCTATTTTTCTCGTGGGGGTTGTCTTCCCTGAGTTTCGTTTGCACTCCTACTTTGTACGGGTAGGCCGAGACAAACTGACCGAAAATCTGCTCAACGAGTTTTATCCCGATGGCGTTCATGTTGAGCTATCGACCCATTACCATCAGCTCAGCCTCAAATCTTTTCTGGCATTTGTGGAGCTGGCCCAGGCTCACAAGGTGCGGTTAAATCCTGAGCTGTTGTCAAGACTTTCAAAGGCCCTGGATTTTTACCTCTATATGCAGTGGCCTAATGGTGAGATTCCCTTGATTAATGATGCCGATGATGGTGATTTTCGGTATTTGCTCAAACAGGGCAGCGCCCGATTGAACGACCCCCGCTGGCGCTGGGGGGCAACCCTCGGGAAGGAGGGCCAACCACCCGAGCAGTCATCTAAACAGTTTGAAGATGCGGGCTATTTTGTCTTCTCCGATGGCTGGGGGGTCGATGCGGTCACGGCCCAACAGCGTCAGCATGTGTTTTACGATTGCGCCCAGTTGGGGGCAGGTAAGCACGGGCATTTTGACCTGTTCAATTTTTGCTATTTTGCCAACGGCAAGCCGCTGATGATTGATCCGGGGCGGTATACCTATGATGCGGTGCCAGGAGAAGAGGGTATCAACTGGCGCAGGGCCTTTAAGAGCACGGCTTATCACAATACCGTGGAGATCGACGGTAAAGATCAGACGCGCTATATTCCCAAGCCCAAGCCCGGCAAGTTCAAACTTGGCCCAGCGGTGCAGGTGGCCGATCGGTCTTTTAAGCTGGGGCAGCAGTCTGACTGGGTTTGCGCCCAAGCCCACAGTGTTGAATACACGCCCGTGCATCAGCGATTTTTTCTCTATATGCAGCGGCAGTATCTGTTCATTCTGGATCGCATCCACATTAGCGACGGTACGCCTCACTCGTGCGTCCTGCGGTTTCATCTCTCGCCTGAGATGCAAGGGGAGGTCTCTCTGCAGACCCAAGGGCAGCAGATTAGCGCGATCGCCCCTGACCTCACGCTTCTGAGTTATCACTGCCCGGGTATGACTGCTGCCCTTGAGCCTGGGTGGGCCTCTAAAAAATACGGCATCAAACACCCGATCCCGGTGGTGACCCTGGGCCAAACCGATACCCAGTCCCTTTTCTTTTGCACCGTCGTAGCGCCACGACCTGTTAACACATCCCCAGCCGCCAACTTTGAGATTCAGTCCCTGGATTTATTGAACGAAGCCACTGACAGCATGCTGCTATTTCAGGTCAGTGGACAAGACCAAGGCCAGGCCTTTCGCGATCGCTTCTGCTTTGCTAGAGACGGTCAAGCTGGCTCATTTCAAGGGTTTGGCCTCACCTTTGAAGGGCAAGGGGTCGGGTTTCGGCAAACCGCTGAAGGCCAAGTCACGTACCTGCTGTCTCAACAGGCTAAACACATTGCCATTGACAACCGATCGCTGCTGACCAGTCAGACAGCTCAGTCGATTGAATGGCACACAGCCCAGAAAGAATTTGGGAAGTAG
- a CDS encoding glycosyltransferase: MTHPQVTIVVVPRERFQFTQDSLESLYENTQFPFHLIYVDNHSPASVRDYLAAQAEEKGFELVRSPHYLSPNQARNVGLRRVKTPYVVFVDNDVVFSSGWLGALVNCAQETGATVVGSLVCQYKPLHTIIHCIGGDYMASEEYARFAQGEQGPRGTLTDAGQWTIQEKTYFQNHPIAEMSDQIQRQTTGFIEFHAMLVRTSIFNRIGLLDEAFSCTKEYLDFCMTVTRAGGLIYLEPTSVVTFLTHPPAPALERADLPYFMLRWSDEWELNSLLHFQKKWNLTESSYFQKRYKKLGQRRRKEMIKPIAARFSFLGKPATKWIEKRLFQLEKVFNRYVSARHRRLVETAAVSTSGDANIRFPEVAEQNAPAPSMSFSTAAQSH, encoded by the coding sequence ATGACACACCCTCAAGTGACTATCGTGGTTGTCCCCCGAGAACGCTTTCAATTTACTCAAGACTCTTTAGAGAGCCTGTACGAAAACACCCAATTTCCCTTCCATCTCATCTATGTCGATAATCACTCGCCTGCCTCAGTGCGAGACTATCTGGCAGCCCAGGCTGAGGAGAAAGGGTTTGAGCTGGTGCGATCGCCGCATTATCTTTCTCCCAACCAGGCTAGAAACGTCGGTCTGCGGCGGGTCAAAACCCCCTATGTTGTCTTTGTTGATAACGACGTCGTATTTTCTTCTGGTTGGTTAGGGGCTCTGGTGAACTGCGCCCAAGAAACGGGGGCAACTGTTGTGGGGTCTTTGGTATGCCAGTACAAACCGCTGCATACCATCATCCACTGCATCGGGGGGGACTATATGGCCTCAGAGGAGTACGCACGCTTTGCGCAGGGTGAGCAAGGCCCCAGAGGGACCCTGACAGATGCCGGACAGTGGACTATCCAAGAGAAGACCTATTTTCAAAACCACCCCATTGCTGAGATGAGCGATCAAATTCAGCGCCAGACCACGGGGTTCATCGAATTTCATGCCATGTTGGTGCGCACCAGCATCTTTAACCGCATTGGTCTGTTGGATGAAGCGTTCTCTTGCACGAAAGAATATTTAGACTTTTGTATGACGGTCACTCGCGCAGGCGGTCTCATCTACCTTGAACCCACGTCTGTCGTGACGTTTTTGACCCATCCTCCAGCCCCTGCCCTGGAGCGCGCCGATCTGCCCTACTTTATGCTGCGCTGGAGTGATGAATGGGAACTCAACAGCCTGCTGCATTTCCAGAAAAAGTGGAACCTGACAGAAAGTAGCTACTTTCAAAAGCGCTATAAGAAGCTGGGGCAGCGGCGACGGAAGGAAATGATTAAACCGATTGCGGCCCGGTTTTCATTCTTAGGGAAGCCCGCCACTAAGTGGATTGAGAAACGACTGTTTCAGTTAGAGAAAGTTTTCAACCGCTATGTTTCTGCACGGCACCGTCGTTTGGTGGAGACTGCTGCTGTGTCAACGTCGGGAGATGCCAACATTCGCTTTCCAGAGGTGGCTGAACAGAATGCGCCTGCGCCCTCTATGTCGTTTTCAACGGCAGCTCAATCTCATTAG
- a CDS encoding aldo/keto reductase, producing the protein MLYRKFGKTGFQVSAMGLGTWNIGNQWGHIDETTAIDTVRSAVEHGINLIDTAESYGIPAGLSEERLGKALTGLRDRVYVVTKIGRWGRRSGQMVPMTTVDMVRLCTHACLYRLRTDYVDVMLCHEGKLSDPKMAETYLEGFETLKAQGHIRAYGISTDKLEVLKLFNANGTCSVVEVDYSLLNRGPDEEFLPYCQEHGIAVLARGPLHKGLLSGKYSSETVFTDTVRSEWYDSDRAKEKLARKLTKVETLKTALTPGEEMVTAALRFVISHPVQPVAIAGAKSPAQVAMNAQAGNRLLSLEERQQLVRWTKQKKDDKVLA; encoded by the coding sequence ATGCTTTATCGCAAGTTTGGCAAAACTGGCTTTCAGGTTTCCGCTATGGGCTTAGGAACCTGGAATATTGGCAATCAGTGGGGTCATATTGATGAAACGACTGCCATTGATACGGTTCGCAGCGCCGTGGAGCACGGTATCAACCTGATTGATACGGCGGAGTCCTATGGCATCCCGGCGGGGCTCTCGGAAGAACGGTTGGGTAAAGCCCTGACTGGCTTGCGCGATCGTGTTTATGTCGTCACCAAAATTGGGCGTTGGGGTCGACGCTCGGGGCAGATGGTGCCAATGACCACCGTAGATATGGTGCGCCTGTGTACCCATGCGTGTCTCTATCGCCTGCGCACAGACTATGTGGATGTCATGCTGTGTCACGAAGGAAAGCTGTCTGATCCCAAAATGGCCGAGACTTATCTAGAGGGTTTTGAAACCCTCAAAGCACAAGGGCATATTCGTGCCTATGGGATCTCAACCGACAAACTTGAGGTGCTGAAGCTCTTTAACGCCAATGGCACCTGTAGCGTTGTTGAGGTGGACTATTCTCTGTTGAACCGTGGCCCTGATGAGGAGTTTTTACCCTATTGTCAGGAGCATGGCATTGCGGTGCTGGCCAGAGGGCCTCTCCATAAAGGGCTGCTGTCGGGTAAATATTCATCGGAGACGGTGTTTACTGATACGGTGCGCTCTGAGTGGTACGACAGCGATCGCGCTAAAGAAAAGCTAGCCCGCAAACTGACCAAGGTAGAAACCCTCAAAACGGCTTTGACCCCCGGCGAAGAAATGGTGACGGCGGCTCTCCGCTTTGTCATTTCTCACCCTGTACAGCCAGTGGCGATCGCGGGTGCTAAGTCTCCGGCACAGGTAGCGATGAATGCTCAAGCGGGTAATCGATTGCTTTCCCTAGAAGAGCGACAGCAGCTAGTTCGGTGGACGAAGCAGAAGAAAGACGACAAGGTTCTGGCTTAG
- a CDS encoding sulfotransferase, producing MLSDQPIKLIYIVGTGNSGSTLLDLLLGSHSRIESGGEIFKFPDFFSLASQRAADKQVCTCGVHVKDCGYWQRVWQQLHLGNSSINLDINTQHQKAFEERNLQLISALLALSGKAIFCDSSKGLGRLKRFLKSKFFDVTIVHLVRDGRAVSFSRQKKAARKANRSDRWSEYQDSYFKSLAAWKRENAKIYRRLSTDPRYYCLKYEDLVADPHGKLTEILAPIDLKFEDQQLAFWQATHHNLSGNRMRLGLTPSTPRVIQRDTSYLENLPYSQWWMSNLYAFRELKMFGYPLLRQ from the coding sequence ATGCTATCTGACCAACCCATTAAATTGATATACATTGTCGGTACTGGCAACAGCGGGAGTACGCTGCTCGATTTGCTGCTAGGCTCTCATAGCCGTATCGAAAGCGGGGGTGAAATTTTCAAGTTTCCAGACTTCTTCTCTCTGGCTTCGCAACGGGCAGCCGATAAACAAGTGTGTACTTGTGGTGTCCATGTTAAAGATTGTGGCTATTGGCAGCGGGTTTGGCAACAGCTTCATCTAGGTAACAGCTCCATCAATCTAGATATCAATACTCAACATCAAAAAGCATTTGAAGAGAGAAACCTGCAGCTAATCTCTGCCTTGTTAGCGCTCTCTGGAAAAGCTATATTTTGCGACAGTTCGAAAGGGTTAGGCAGGCTTAAGCGGTTTTTAAAGTCCAAATTTTTTGATGTCACGATAGTGCATCTGGTCAGAGACGGGCGCGCCGTCAGTTTTAGTAGACAAAAGAAAGCCGCGAGAAAAGCAAATAGATCCGATCGCTGGAGCGAATATCAAGATAGTTACTTTAAAAGTCTTGCAGCCTGGAAAAGAGAGAACGCTAAGATCTATAGAAGACTCAGTACTGATCCTCGCTACTACTGCCTAAAATACGAAGATCTGGTGGCTGATCCTCATGGTAAGCTCACTGAAATTTTAGCCCCAATAGACCTGAAATTTGAAGATCAGCAGCTGGCATTTTGGCAGGCTACACATCACAACCTCAGCGGAAACCGGATGCGTCTGGGGCTAACCCCGAGTACTCCCCGAGTCATTCAGCGAGACACTAGCTATCTGGAAAACCTGCCTTATTCTCAATGGTGGATGAGTAATCTTTATGCTTTTAGAGAACTGAAAATGTTTGGATATCCCCTATTGAGACAATAA
- a CDS encoding glycosyltransferase family 2 protein produces MTPTELAIAHKPKVTLVVGPRERFSYTRECLESIYQDTDYPFDLVFVDVCSPGPIQRYITQKSQEKSFKVIRTDRYISPNQARNVGLRYVLSDTDSKYVVFIENDVIVKKGWLTQLVQCAEETEAAVVGPLTCIGQPTHQVIHNAGGRSYIKVDTKHGLPRRRIRQSAYLTGRAIADVPEELRRTQCDYVEFHCMLARTAIFEKIGLLDEGMMATREHIDFCFMVTEAGGTVYSEREAVVTTDTLGIDANKAGLVAWFGKLELPDFKWYDLPYFMLRWSDAWDLASLHHLRDKWGLTDNDKYFRRRYAGLGSRRRELLIHPIVDRLTFGKGSPQLEKLLIALEKRVNRYFYHRYTRRHPAVAHPPQPTVMQQTT; encoded by the coding sequence ATGACACCAACGGAATTGGCGATCGCGCATAAACCTAAGGTGACGCTAGTCGTAGGCCCACGGGAGCGCTTTAGCTACACTCGCGAATGCCTTGAGAGCATTTATCAAGATACCGACTATCCTTTCGATTTGGTCTTTGTTGATGTGTGCTCACCAGGCCCGATTCAGCGCTACATTACCCAAAAATCGCAAGAAAAATCTTTTAAGGTAATTCGCACCGATCGGTATATTTCGCCCAACCAGGCTAGAAATGTGGGTCTACGCTACGTACTTAGCGACACCGACAGCAAATATGTCGTGTTTATTGAAAATGACGTCATTGTCAAAAAAGGCTGGCTCACTCAACTGGTGCAGTGTGCTGAAGAAACTGAAGCAGCGGTTGTCGGCCCGCTCACCTGCATTGGCCAACCCACTCATCAGGTGATCCACAATGCTGGGGGACGTTCGTATATCAAGGTTGATACCAAGCACGGTTTACCCCGGCGCCGAATTCGCCAATCAGCTTACTTAACCGGCAGGGCGATCGCGGATGTCCCCGAAGAGCTGCGTCGCACCCAATGCGACTATGTGGAGTTTCACTGCATGCTGGCCCGCACCGCCATTTTTGAGAAAATCGGCCTGCTCGATGAAGGCATGATGGCAACCCGAGAACACATTGACTTTTGCTTCATGGTGACGGAAGCCGGAGGTACTGTGTACAGCGAGCGGGAAGCTGTGGTGACCACAGACACGCTAGGCATCGATGCGAATAAAGCTGGGCTGGTGGCGTGGTTTGGCAAGCTCGAATTGCCTGACTTTAAATGGTACGACCTGCCCTACTTTATGCTCCGCTGGAGTGATGCCTGGGATCTCGCCAGCCTGCACCATCTCCGCGACAAGTGGGGATTAACCGACAATGATAAGTACTTCAGACGCCGTTATGCAGGCTTAGGCAGTCGCCGCCGTGAGCTGCTGATTCACCCTATTGTTGACCGGCTCACCTTTGGCAAGGGCAGTCCCCAGCTTGAGAAACTGCTCATTGCTCTGGAGAAACGCGTAAACCGCTATTTCTATCATCGCTACACCCGCCGCCATCCTGCCGTTGCCCATCCTCCTCAACCGACTGTGATGCAGCAGACGACATAG
- a CDS encoding histidine phosphatase family protein: protein MQLTSLPTRVIFVRHGRSTYNEQGRYQGSSDQAVLTANGHRTAQLVGQALQSEKIHAIYSSPLKRVQQTVDAICDQLPSKAIPMDVRDDLREIDLPAWEGLPYKTVRTHQVDTYRCWIERPHEFQMARCPHSSFDAERAAPESFYPVRDLYGRAQRFWHTVLPQHAGQTLLVVSHGGTIHALISTALGLTPEQHHCLQQSNCGVSVLEFPPAANFAQLCQLNDTGAIGELLPKLKAGRQGLRLLLLPVEPEMPLNGVPDFLEEIHLDFSLQTHGLISDFQTAQLLSNHPETVQLQVQREDFIQAWQQTLNLRGQQSSETLLTGLVIASPDKIQALLMQIIGIAPHEDDLLSLNPGRMSVVHFANSQSRPILQGLNIYTNCVKRHNSVSPHNLLVAV, encoded by the coding sequence ATGCAGTTAACCTCTCTACCCACCCGCGTGATTTTCGTCCGCCACGGTCGCAGCACCTATAACGAACAGGGACGCTATCAGGGCAGTTCAGACCAGGCAGTGCTCACTGCTAATGGTCACCGCACGGCCCAGTTAGTCGGGCAAGCCCTACAGTCTGAGAAGATTCACGCTATCTACTCAAGCCCGCTCAAACGGGTACAGCAGACCGTAGATGCCATCTGCGATCAATTGCCTAGCAAGGCAATTCCGATGGATGTAAGGGATGATCTTCGTGAGATTGATTTACCTGCTTGGGAAGGATTGCCCTATAAAACAGTTCGCACTCATCAGGTAGATACTTACCGCTGTTGGATTGAGCGCCCCCATGAGTTTCAGATGGCACGGTGTCCTCACTCCTCCTTCGATGCAGAGCGGGCTGCCCCCGAATCCTTCTACCCTGTGCGCGATCTCTATGGGCGTGCTCAGCGATTTTGGCACACGGTTCTTCCTCAACATGCAGGTCAAACGCTGTTGGTTGTTAGCCACGGCGGTACCATTCACGCTCTTATCAGTACTGCCCTTGGCTTAACGCCTGAGCAGCACCACTGTTTGCAACAGTCCAACTGTGGTGTCAGTGTTCTAGAATTTCCCCCTGCAGCAAACTTTGCCCAGCTTTGTCAGCTGAATGATACTGGTGCGATTGGGGAATTGCTGCCTAAGCTGAAAGCCGGTAGGCAGGGGCTACGATTGCTGCTGCTTCCTGTGGAGCCCGAGATGCCACTCAACGGCGTTCCCGATTTTCTAGAAGAAATTCATCTCGACTTTAGTTTGCAAACCCACGGTCTCATTAGTGACTTTCAAACTGCTCAGCTGCTCAGTAACCATCCAGAAACGGTACAGCTTCAGGTGCAGCGAGAAGATTTTATTCAGGCTTGGCAACAGACGCTTAACCTACGTGGACAGCAATCAAGCGAGACCCTTTTAACTGGGCTGGTGATTGCTTCACCTGACAAAATCCAGGCGCTTTTGATGCAAATTATTGGAATTGCACCCCACGAAGATGATTTGTTGAGCCTGAACCCCGGCAGAATGAGCGTTGTCCACTTTGCGAACTCACAGTCTCGCCCGATTCTGCAGGGGCTCAATATCTACACGAACTGCGTGAAACGTCACAACAGCGTGAGTCCGCATAACTTACTGGTTGCGGTGTAG